Proteins encoded in a region of the Mesoflavibacter profundi genome:
- a CDS encoding PaaI family thioesterase translates to MIEKNIGFIKQIIEEGIPVHKFLGLKLLELEKGFVKVKVPFRDEIVGDMRTNRWHGGIIATIMDSVGGIAGSTHFTSLEDKLVTIDLRIDYLKGAEASEIIVEGKIVRLGNRILVTKMKAFQNDELIAEGKGVYNFIRINKSTEK, encoded by the coding sequence ATGATAGAAAAAAACATAGGATTTATTAAACAAATAATTGAAGAAGGTATTCCAGTTCATAAATTTTTAGGACTAAAATTATTGGAACTTGAAAAAGGGTTTGTAAAAGTTAAAGTTCCCTTTAGAGATGAAATTGTTGGAGATATGAGAACAAACAGGTGGCACGGAGGAATTATTGCTACAATAATGGACTCTGTTGGTGGTATTGCAGGAAGCACTCACTTTACGTCATTGGAAGATAAATTAGTAACTATTGATTTAAGAATAGATTATTTAAAAGGTGCTGAAGCATCTGAAATAATTGTGGAAGGTAAAATAGTTAGGTTAGGTAATAGAATACTTGTAACGAAAATGAAAGCCTTTCAGAATGATGAATTAATTGCAGAAGGAAAAGGCGTATATAATTTCATACGAATTAACAAATCAACGGAAAAATAG
- a CDS encoding YqjF family protein → MTIREILNTTKHRPWKIPTDSWKFYQEWNNAIFLHYQVDLTELKKLVPKELEIDLFDGKPWISVVAFTMEKIRPKSLPSFSPISDFDEINIRTYVKSNNKTGVYFLSIEGGKSLSCKVAKGISELPYRYSKIKRTEQNYQSQNSEFNDNLNIEFKIGKETTDKTELDKWLTERYALFQDTNDSINEFEIHHLEWPINEIDLQKLELNYPRFEKLINEKPSRIHYSKGVKVLAWGKIKNKKTGYNNGYK, encoded by the coding sequence ATGACAATCCGAGAGATATTAAATACCACAAAACACAGACCTTGGAAAATTCCGACTGACAGTTGGAAATTTTATCAAGAGTGGAATAATGCAATATTTCTTCATTATCAAGTTGACTTAACTGAATTGAAAAAGCTCGTTCCTAAAGAATTGGAAATTGACCTTTTTGACGGTAAACCTTGGATTTCAGTTGTTGCTTTTACAATGGAAAAAATTAGACCAAAAAGCTTGCCTTCATTTTCACCAATATCGGATTTTGACGAGATAAATATTCGGACTTACGTTAAATCAAATAATAAAACAGGAGTTTACTTTTTGAGTATCGAAGGTGGTAAAAGTTTATCGTGTAAAGTCGCAAAAGGGATTTCGGAACTTCCATATAGATATTCAAAAATTAAACGGACTGAACAAAATTACCAATCCCAAAATTCGGAATTTAATGACAACCTTAACATTGAATTTAAAATTGGAAAAGAAACAACTGACAAAACGGAATTGGACAAATGGTTAACGGAAAGATATGCTCTTTTCCAAGATACAAACGACTCGATAAACGAGTTTGAAATCCATCATTTGGAATGGCCAATTAATGAAATCGACTTACAAAAATTGGAATTAAATTATCCAAGATTTGAAAAATTAATAAATGAAAAACCAAGTAGAATTCATTACTCAAAAGGAGTAAAAGTATTGGCTTGGGGAAAAATAAAAAATAAAAAAACTGGCTACAACAATGGCTATAAATAA
- a CDS encoding KAP family P-loop NTPase fold protein, with amino-acid sequence MSEHYSSDKPVEIENQDRFQRYGFSKRIAETIVQRENEEGIVIGIYGAWGEGKTSVLNFIKSELDLKENILTLTLNPWRYNDEESLIKNFLNKVAEVLGKELDTKKEKLGSFIEKYGTFGSIIGKDISEIGKNLSSVDLETLKNRIDEFLKESESKLVIFVDDIDRLDKQEIYSLFRLVKLTADFTNTTYVLSFDEKMVASAIGERFGKGNIDSGHNFLEKIIQVPLQIPQAQPDALKKYCFELVDNAINKSALELTKEEVQRFVSAFSHNILLRLKTPRLAIRYGNSLSFAIPLLKGEVNHVDLMLIEAIKVFYPKHYLFIKSFPHYFTSSYSSHSNYGGGQPVNEKKEELKKHLDELASDLTKNEKDAIFQLLKTLFPRLNEAFHNTFQHEGHKQWLKEKRIVSTSYFKRYFSYAVIEGELSDVMFEEFMQSLEAIEIKDIAKGMKDIINQSSPENFLFKVRTYEDSLSWKASQNLILTIAVMSELFPKGDSFFSFGMGGAQSQASIFIYNLLKNHKDNDEVFELSKTLMGKEIPYDFAYQINNWLRSGEGEEKIFKPEQYVELATVLRKRALEECGELPIFVKFPDNIFYILSTWYEDNPEDLESYLKGYIDEEPKYLKQLFLALTPTATSSNHPEPYKSNFDKEGYDYITNILNKDYLHAKINEYFSDELHQEEVKFQRFDHNQSEINILRQFEHWYSKDDGIEEAEIVE; translated from the coding sequence ATGTCAGAACACTATTCATCGGATAAACCAGTCGAAATTGAAAATCAAGATAGATTTCAGAGATACGGATTTTCTAAAAGAATAGCAGAAACCATAGTTCAAAGGGAAAATGAAGAGGGAATTGTTATTGGAATTTATGGAGCTTGGGGTGAAGGTAAAACTTCGGTTTTAAACTTTATTAAAAGTGAACTTGACCTAAAAGAAAATATTCTCACACTAACTTTAAATCCTTGGAGATATAATGATGAAGAAAGTTTAATAAAGAACTTTCTAAACAAAGTCGCTGAAGTTCTCGGTAAAGAGCTAGACACAAAAAAAGAGAAACTAGGTAGTTTCATTGAAAAATATGGAACATTTGGTTCTATCATTGGGAAGGATATTTCTGAAATTGGCAAAAATCTTTCAAGTGTTGATTTGGAAACACTAAAAAACAGAATTGATGAGTTTCTAAAAGAAAGTGAGAGCAAATTGGTGATTTTCGTTGATGACATAGATAGACTTGATAAACAAGAAATCTATTCTCTATTTAGGTTAGTCAAATTAACAGCAGATTTCACTAACACTACTTATGTTCTTTCTTTTGACGAAAAAATGGTTGCTTCGGCAATAGGAGAGCGTTTTGGAAAAGGGAATATAGATTCCGGTCATAATTTCTTAGAAAAAATCATTCAAGTACCTTTACAAATTCCTCAAGCTCAGCCAGATGCTTTAAAAAAATATTGTTTTGAATTAGTCGATAATGCAATCAATAAGAGCGCATTAGAATTAACAAAAGAAGAAGTGCAACGCTTTGTATCGGCTTTTTCACACAATATATTATTACGTCTAAAAACACCAAGGTTAGCAATTAGATATGGTAATTCATTATCATTTGCAATACCACTTTTAAAAGGTGAGGTAAATCACGTTGACTTAATGCTTATTGAAGCAATAAAAGTTTTTTATCCAAAACACTATCTTTTCATAAAATCATTTCCTCATTACTTTACTTCTTCATATTCCTCTCATTCAAACTATGGTGGTGGTCAACCTGTAAATGAAAAAAAAGAGGAACTAAAAAAGCATTTAGATGAACTTGCTTCTGATTTAACTAAGAATGAGAAAGATGCAATATTCCAATTATTAAAGACATTGTTTCCTAGATTAAATGAGGCTTTCCATAATACATTCCAGCACGAAGGACACAAACAATGGTTAAAGGAAAAGAGAATTGTTTCAACGAGTTACTTTAAAAGATATTTTTCTTATGCAGTAATCGAAGGAGAGCTTTCAGATGTTATGTTTGAGGAATTTATGCAATCTCTGGAGGCAATAGAGATTAAGGATATAGCTAAAGGAATGAAAGACATTATAAACCAAAGTTCCCCTGAAAATTTTTTATTTAAAGTAAGAACTTATGAAGACAGTCTTTCTTGGAAAGCTTCACAAAATTTGATTCTAACAATTGCAGTAATGTCAGAGTTGTTTCCAAAAGGTGATTCGTTTTTTAGTTTTGGTATGGGTGGTGCACAGTCACAAGCTTCAATTTTTATATATAATCTGCTAAAAAATCACAAGGATAATGACGAAGTTTTCGAACTGTCAAAAACACTTATGGGAAAAGAAATTCCTTATGACTTTGCTTATCAAATAAATAATTGGCTAAGGTCTGGTGAAGGAGAGGAAAAAATATTTAAACCAGAGCAATATGTAGAATTGGCAACAGTGCTAAGAAAAAGAGCTTTAGAGGAATGCGGTGAATTACCAATATTCGTAAAGTTTCCAGATAATATCTTCTATATATTAAGCACTTGGTATGAAGATAATCCTGAAGATTTAGAAAGTTACCTAAAAGGATACATTGATGAAGAGCCAAAATATTTGAAACAATTATTTCTAGCTTTAACACCGACTGCAACTAGCTCTAATCATCCAGAGCCCTATAAATCAAATTTTGACAAAGAAGGGTACGATTACATAACAAATATTCTCAATAAAGATTATTTACACGCTAAAATCAATGAATATTTCTCGGATGAATTACATCAAGAAGAAGTGAAATTTCAAAGATTTGACCACAATCAGTCTGAAATTAATATTTTACGACAATTTGAGCATTGGTATTCAAAAGATGATGGAATTGAAGAAGCAGAAATTGTAGAATAA